The following are encoded together in the Coffea arabica cultivar ET-39 chromosome 1c, Coffea Arabica ET-39 HiFi, whole genome shotgun sequence genome:
- the LOC113729826 gene encoding neutral ceramidase 2-like yields MELFSFLNLHLWRPAAMIWFAQLLLLLLLVQENRTVVGATSNYLIGLGSYDITGPAADVNMMGYANMDQTASGVHFRLRARAFIVSEPQGNCILFVNLDACMASQLVTIKVLERLKTRYGDLYTDKNVAISGIHTHAGPGGYLQYVVYIVTSLGFVRQSFDALVDGIEQSIIQAHENLRPGSIFVNTGELLDAGVNRSPSAYLNNPTAERNKYKYDVDKEMTLLKFVDDEWGPVGSFNWFATHGTSMSRTNGLISGDNKGAAARFMEDWFDQTNAGSTFSKASESSEVPRRVSNIIPIVHEKHHELLELAASFKSSPGRPATKFMSMARRVRSALRLADRPRFVSAYCQTNCGDVSPNVLGAFCRDTGLPCDFNHSTCGGKNELCYGRGPGYPDEFESTRIIGERQFKKAVDLFNKASEQLAGKVDYRHTYLDFSKLEVTIPKQGGGTEVVKTCPAAMGFAFAAGTTDGPGAFDFKQGDSQGNAFWKLVRDLLKTPDKEQVDCQQPKPILLDTGEMKEPYDWAPSILPIQILRIGQLVILTVPGEFTTMSGRRLRDAVKAVLTSSTGQFNGNVHVVIAGLSNTYSQYITTFEEYEIQRYEGASTLFGPHTLSAYIQEFKKLATALASGQPVQQGPQPPDLLDKQISLLAPVVLDATPIGKKFGDVCKDVPKNSTFKRGDTVTVVFWSACPRNDLMTEGTFALVEVLQGKDAWIPVYDDDDFCLRFIWSRPSKFSARSQATLEWRIPETAAAGVYRIRHFGAAKSLLGSIKHFTGSSSAFVVA; encoded by the exons ATGGAgctgttttcttttctaaatCTACATTTGTGGAGACCAGCGGCAATGATTTGGTTTGCCCAGCTACTGCTGCTGTTGCTGCTAGTGCAAGAGAATCGTACAGTAGTAGGGGCAACTTCCAATTATTTAATAGGGCTTGGAAGTTATGACATTACTGGTCCTGCTGCTGATGTTAATATGATGGGGTATGCCAACATGGATCAAACTGCATCTGGAGTTCACTTCAGACTGCGAGCTCGTGCATTTATTGTATCAGAACCACAGGGGAACTGCATCCTTTTTGTTAATCTTGATGCTTGTATGGCCTCCCAACTCGTGACTATTAAAGTTCTTGAGAGATTGAAGACGAG GTATGGAGATCTTTATACTGATAAGAATGTTGCTATTAGTGGTATACACACGCATGCTGGCCCTGGGGGTTATCTACAGTATGTTGTGTATATTGTGACATCCCTTGGGTTTGTACGTCAGTCATTTGATGCTCTTGTTGATGGCATTGAACAAAGTATCATACAAGCTCATGAAAATCTACGGCCTGGGTCAATATTTGTCAACACAG GAGAACTTCTTGACGCTGGTGTCAATCGCAGTCCCAGTGCTTATCTTAATAATCCGACAGCAGAACGCAATAAATATAAGTATGACGTTGACAAAGAAATGACCCTTTTAAAGTTTGTGGATGATGAGTGGGGCCCAGTAGGTAGcttcaattggtttgcaacccATGGAACATCTATGAGCCGTACAAATGGGTTGATAAGTGGTGACAATAAAGGGGCTGCTGCACGATTTATGGAAGACTGGTTTGATCAGACTAATGCTGGAAGCACGTTCTCTAAGGCATCTGAATCTAGTGAAGTCCCTCGTAGAGTATCAAACATCATTCCGATAGTTCATGAAAAGC ATCATGAATTGCTTGAGCTTGCTGCATCTTTCAAGTCTTCTCCGGGAAGGCCAGCAACCAAGTTTATGAGTATGGCTAGACGAGTGAGGAGTGCTCTAAGGCTGGCTGATAGGCCTAGATTTGTATCTGCATATTGTCAAACCAACTGCGGTGACGTTAGTCCAAATGTTCTTGGCGCATTTTGCAGAGACACAGGATTGCCTTGTGACTTCAATCATAGTACCTGTGGTGGGAAGAACGAGTTGTGTTATGGCCGAGGCCCAGG TTACCCAGATGAATTTGAGAGTACACGCATCATTGGGGAGAGACAATTCAAAAAAGCTGTCGATCTTTTCAATAAAGCATCAGAACAGTTGGCGGGGAAGGTTGATTATCGTCATACTTATCTGGACTTCTCAAAACTAGAGGTTACAATACCAAAACAGGGAGGTGGTACTGAAGTAGTTAAAACCTGCCCTGCTGCTATGGGCTTTGCCTTTGCTGCTGGTACAACTGATGGCCCTGGAGCTTTTGACTTTAAGCAAGGAGATAGCCAG GGGAATGCTTTTTGGAAATTGGTGCGTGACCTGCTTAAAACTCCAGATAAGGAACAAGTAGACTGTCAACAACCAAAACCGATTCTGCTAGATACTGGTGAAATGAAGGAGCCTTATGATTGGGCT CCTTCAATACTTCCAATCCAGATCCTAAGGATAGGGCAGTTGGTCATTCTCACTGTGCCTGGAG AATTCACAACTATGTCTGGGAGACGGCTCCGTGATGCTGTGAAGGCAGTGCTTACTTCAAGTACTGGACAGTTTAATGGAAATGTGCATGTTGTAATAGCTGGGCTAAGTAACACATATTCTCAATATATTACCACCTTTGAGGAGTACGAGATACAGAGATACGAG GGTGCCTCCACACTTTTTGGTCCGCATACCCTCAGTGCGTACATACAGGAGTTCAAGAAGCTGGCAACAGCCCTAGCAAGTGGACAACCTGTTCAACAAGGCCCACAACCACCAGATCTTCTAGACAAGCAAATAAGCCTTTTAGCGCCAGTTGTGTTGGATGCAACTCCCATAGGCAAAAAATTTGGGGATGTCTGCAAAGATGTACCTAAGAACTCCACCTTCAAGAGAGGTGACACAGTAACTGTTGTTTTCTGGTCCGCATGCCCCCGAAATGACCTCATGACTGAAGGTACATTTGCTCTTGTGGAGGTTCTCCAAGGGAAGGATGCTTGGATTCCTGTTTACGATGATGATGACTTTTGCCTCCGGTTTATATGGTCAAGACCTTCTAAATTTAGCGCTCGAAGTCAGGCGACTTTGGAGTGGAGAATACCAGAAACAGCTGCTGCAGGTGTCTATAGAATAAGACATTTTGGTGCTGCTAAGAGTCTTCTGGGGTCAATCAAGCATTTCACCGGTTCATCCAGTGCTTTTGTGGTGGCCTGA
- the LOC113729833 gene encoding cytosolic enolase 3 isoform X1, which yields MSVQEYLDKHALSRKIEDAVNAAVRAKTPDPVLFISNHMKKSVPSMITKVKARQILDSRGIPTVEVDLYTNKGMFRASAPSGASSGMYEAIELRDGDKGTYLGNGVSRAVRNVNEKISEALIGMDPTLQSQIDQAMIDLDRTEKKESQLVFTRPLLHFSNLFLPLRESAFWEFFFQSELGANAILAVSMAACKAGAAEKEVPLYKHIAVLSGNTNLSLPIPAFTLISGGKYAANFLPVKQIMILPIGARQFEEALQMGSETYHHLKAVISKKYGTDGCSVGEDGGFAPSITSIREGLDLVKEAIGRTGYSEKLKIAIDVDATEFCIGTKYDLDFKSPNKSDQNFKSGEDMINIYKELCSDYPIVSIEDPFDKEDWEHAKHFSNLGICQVVGDDLLMSNTKRIERAVEESACNALLLKVNQIGTVTEAIENVKLAKDAHWGVVISQRSGETEDAFIADLCVGLAVSQIKAGAPCRGERLAKYNQLLRIEEDLGDQAVYVGDDWRLS from the exons atgtcaGTGCAAGAATATTTGGATAAGCACGCGCTCTCCCGGAAAATAGAAGACGCCGTCAATGCCGCCGTTAGGGCCAAAACTCCCGATCCAGTCCTCTTCATC TCGAATCATATGAAGAAATCGGTGCCTTCGATGATTACGAAAGTGAAAGCTCGACAAATTCTCGATAGCAGAGGTATTCCAACGGTTGAAGTTGATTTATACACCAATAAAGGCATGTTTCGTGCTTCTGCACCCAGTGGAGCTTCCTCCGGAAT GTATGAGGCTATTGAATTACGTGATGGAGATAAGGGAACGTATCTTGGAAATGGTGTGAGCAGGGCTGTTAGAAATGTCAATGAGAAAATATCTGAAGCTTTGATTGGTATGGATCCTACTCTTCAGTCTCAAATTGATCAAGCCATGATAGACTTGGACAGGACAGAGAAGAag GAAAGTCAATTAGTTTTCACAAGGCCTCTGCTCCATTTCAGTAATTTATTCCTACCTCTAAGAGAAAGTGCTTTTTGGGAATTCTTTTTTCAA AGTGAGCTTGGAGCAAATGCAATTTTAGCAGTATCCATGGCTGCTTGCAAAGCTGGTGCAGCCGAAAAGGAG GTTCCACTGTACAAACACATTGCAGTTCTTTCGGGCAATACAAATCTTAGTCTTCCTATTCCTGCTTTCACTCTTATAAGTGGTGGAAAATATGCTGCAAATTTTTTGCCTGTTAAG CAAATTATGATTCTTCCAATTGGAGCTAGACAGTTTGAGGAGGCACTGCAAATGGGCTCTGAGACTTATCATCATCTAAAG GCCGTTATTAGTAAAAAATATGGCACTGATGGATGTAGTGTTGGTGAAGATGGTGGTTTTGCTCCAAGCATCACAAG CATTCGAGAAGGTTTGGATCTTGTTAAGGAGGCAATAGGCAGAACTGGGTACAGTGAAAAGTTAAAGATAGCAATTGATGTTGATGCCACCGAGTTCTGCATAG GTACAAAGTATGATTTAGATTTCAAATCCCCCAACAAATcagatcaaaatttcaagtcagGAGAGGATATGATTAATATATACAAGGAACTTTGTTCAG ATTACCCTATTGTTTCAATTGAAGATCCATTTGACAAGGAGGATTGGGAGCACGCCAAGCATTTTTCAAATCTTGGAATATGCCAG GTTGTGGGAGATGACTTGTTGATGTCAAACactaaaagaattgaaagagcTGTGGAGGAATCTGCTTGTAATGCTCTTCTTCTCAAG GTTAATCAGATTGGGACGGTGACTGAGGCAATTGAAAACGTGAAATTGGCCAAGGATGCCCACTGGGGAGTTGTGATATCTCAAAGAAGCGGGGAAACTGAAGATGCATTCATTGCTGATTTATGTGTTGGCCTTGCTGTAAGTCAGATAAAAGCAGGTGCCCCTTGCCGAGGAGAAAGACTAGCAAAATACAACCAG TTGCTTAGAATTGAGGAAGATCTTGGAGACCAAGCAGTTTACGTGGGTGATGATTGGAGATTGTCCTAG
- the LOC113729833 gene encoding cytosolic enolase 3 isoform X5, with the protein MSVQEYLDKHALSRKIEDAVNAAVRAKTPDPVLFISNHMKKSVPSMITKVKARQILDSRGIPTVEVDLYTNKGMFRASAPSGASSGMYEAIELRDGDKGTYLGNGVSRAVRNVNEKISEALIGMDPTLQSQIDQAMIDLDRTEKKESQLVFTRPLLHFSNLFLPLRESAFWEFFFQSELGANAILAVSMAACKAGAAEKEVPLYKHIAVLSGNTNLSLPIPAFTLISGGKYAANFLPVKQIMILPIGARQFEEALQMGSETYHHLKAVISKKYGTDGCSVGEDGGFAPSITSIREGLDLVKEAIGRTGYSEKLKIAIDVDATEFCIGTKYDLDFKSPNKSDQNFKSGEDMINIYKELCSDYPIVSIEDPFDKEDWEHAKHFSNLGICQVVGDDLLMSNTKRIERAVEESACNALLLKVSAIDS; encoded by the exons atgtcaGTGCAAGAATATTTGGATAAGCACGCGCTCTCCCGGAAAATAGAAGACGCCGTCAATGCCGCCGTTAGGGCCAAAACTCCCGATCCAGTCCTCTTCATC TCGAATCATATGAAGAAATCGGTGCCTTCGATGATTACGAAAGTGAAAGCTCGACAAATTCTCGATAGCAGAGGTATTCCAACGGTTGAAGTTGATTTATACACCAATAAAGGCATGTTTCGTGCTTCTGCACCCAGTGGAGCTTCCTCCGGAAT GTATGAGGCTATTGAATTACGTGATGGAGATAAGGGAACGTATCTTGGAAATGGTGTGAGCAGGGCTGTTAGAAATGTCAATGAGAAAATATCTGAAGCTTTGATTGGTATGGATCCTACTCTTCAGTCTCAAATTGATCAAGCCATGATAGACTTGGACAGGACAGAGAAGAag GAAAGTCAATTAGTTTTCACAAGGCCTCTGCTCCATTTCAGTAATTTATTCCTACCTCTAAGAGAAAGTGCTTTTTGGGAATTCTTTTTTCAA AGTGAGCTTGGAGCAAATGCAATTTTAGCAGTATCCATGGCTGCTTGCAAAGCTGGTGCAGCCGAAAAGGAG GTTCCACTGTACAAACACATTGCAGTTCTTTCGGGCAATACAAATCTTAGTCTTCCTATTCCTGCTTTCACTCTTATAAGTGGTGGAAAATATGCTGCAAATTTTTTGCCTGTTAAG CAAATTATGATTCTTCCAATTGGAGCTAGACAGTTTGAGGAGGCACTGCAAATGGGCTCTGAGACTTATCATCATCTAAAG GCCGTTATTAGTAAAAAATATGGCACTGATGGATGTAGTGTTGGTGAAGATGGTGGTTTTGCTCCAAGCATCACAAG CATTCGAGAAGGTTTGGATCTTGTTAAGGAGGCAATAGGCAGAACTGGGTACAGTGAAAAGTTAAAGATAGCAATTGATGTTGATGCCACCGAGTTCTGCATAG GTACAAAGTATGATTTAGATTTCAAATCCCCCAACAAATcagatcaaaatttcaagtcagGAGAGGATATGATTAATATATACAAGGAACTTTGTTCAG ATTACCCTATTGTTTCAATTGAAGATCCATTTGACAAGGAGGATTGGGAGCACGCCAAGCATTTTTCAAATCTTGGAATATGCCAG GTTGTGGGAGATGACTTGTTGATGTCAAACactaaaagaattgaaagagcTGTGGAGGAATCTGCTTGTAATGCTCTTCTTCTCAAGGTATCTGCCATTGACA GTTAA
- the LOC113729833 gene encoding cytosolic enolase 3 isoform X2 — MSVQEYLDKHALSRKIEDAVNAAVRAKTPDPVLFISNHMKKSVPSMITKVKARQILDSRGIPTVEVDLYTNKGMFRASAPSGASSGMYEAIELRDGDKGTYLGNGVSRAVRNVNEKISEALIGMDPTLQSQIDQAMIDLDRTEKKSELGANAILAVSMAACKAGAAEKEVPLYKHIAVLSGNTNLSLPIPAFTLISGGKYAANFLPVKQIMILPIGARQFEEALQMGSETYHHLKAVISKKYGTDGCSVGEDGGFAPSITSIREGLDLVKEAIGRTGYSEKLKIAIDVDATEFCIGTKYDLDFKSPNKSDQNFKSGEDMINIYKELCSDYPIVSIEDPFDKEDWEHAKHFSNLGICQVVGDDLLMSNTKRIERAVEESACNALLLKVNQIGTVTEAIENVKLAKDAHWGVVISQRSGETEDAFIADLCVGLAVSQIKAGAPCRGERLAKYNQLLRIEEDLGDQAVYVGDDWRLS; from the exons atgtcaGTGCAAGAATATTTGGATAAGCACGCGCTCTCCCGGAAAATAGAAGACGCCGTCAATGCCGCCGTTAGGGCCAAAACTCCCGATCCAGTCCTCTTCATC TCGAATCATATGAAGAAATCGGTGCCTTCGATGATTACGAAAGTGAAAGCTCGACAAATTCTCGATAGCAGAGGTATTCCAACGGTTGAAGTTGATTTATACACCAATAAAGGCATGTTTCGTGCTTCTGCACCCAGTGGAGCTTCCTCCGGAAT GTATGAGGCTATTGAATTACGTGATGGAGATAAGGGAACGTATCTTGGAAATGGTGTGAGCAGGGCTGTTAGAAATGTCAATGAGAAAATATCTGAAGCTTTGATTGGTATGGATCCTACTCTTCAGTCTCAAATTGATCAAGCCATGATAGACTTGGACAGGACAGAGAAGAag AGTGAGCTTGGAGCAAATGCAATTTTAGCAGTATCCATGGCTGCTTGCAAAGCTGGTGCAGCCGAAAAGGAG GTTCCACTGTACAAACACATTGCAGTTCTTTCGGGCAATACAAATCTTAGTCTTCCTATTCCTGCTTTCACTCTTATAAGTGGTGGAAAATATGCTGCAAATTTTTTGCCTGTTAAG CAAATTATGATTCTTCCAATTGGAGCTAGACAGTTTGAGGAGGCACTGCAAATGGGCTCTGAGACTTATCATCATCTAAAG GCCGTTATTAGTAAAAAATATGGCACTGATGGATGTAGTGTTGGTGAAGATGGTGGTTTTGCTCCAAGCATCACAAG CATTCGAGAAGGTTTGGATCTTGTTAAGGAGGCAATAGGCAGAACTGGGTACAGTGAAAAGTTAAAGATAGCAATTGATGTTGATGCCACCGAGTTCTGCATAG GTACAAAGTATGATTTAGATTTCAAATCCCCCAACAAATcagatcaaaatttcaagtcagGAGAGGATATGATTAATATATACAAGGAACTTTGTTCAG ATTACCCTATTGTTTCAATTGAAGATCCATTTGACAAGGAGGATTGGGAGCACGCCAAGCATTTTTCAAATCTTGGAATATGCCAG GTTGTGGGAGATGACTTGTTGATGTCAAACactaaaagaattgaaagagcTGTGGAGGAATCTGCTTGTAATGCTCTTCTTCTCAAG GTTAATCAGATTGGGACGGTGACTGAGGCAATTGAAAACGTGAAATTGGCCAAGGATGCCCACTGGGGAGTTGTGATATCTCAAAGAAGCGGGGAAACTGAAGATGCATTCATTGCTGATTTATGTGTTGGCCTTGCTGTAAGTCAGATAAAAGCAGGTGCCCCTTGCCGAGGAGAAAGACTAGCAAAATACAACCAG TTGCTTAGAATTGAGGAAGATCTTGGAGACCAAGCAGTTTACGTGGGTGATGATTGGAGATTGTCCTAG
- the LOC113729833 gene encoding cytosolic enolase 3 isoform X3, whose product MLMSNHMKKSVPSMITKVKARQILDSRGIPTVEVDLYTNKGMFRASAPSGASSGMYEAIELRDGDKGTYLGNGVSRAVRNVNEKISEALIGMDPTLQSQIDQAMIDLDRTEKKESQLVFTRPLLHFSNLFLPLRESAFWEFFFQSELGANAILAVSMAACKAGAAEKEVPLYKHIAVLSGNTNLSLPIPAFTLISGGKYAANFLPVKQIMILPIGARQFEEALQMGSETYHHLKAVISKKYGTDGCSVGEDGGFAPSITSIREGLDLVKEAIGRTGYSEKLKIAIDVDATEFCIGTKYDLDFKSPNKSDQNFKSGEDMINIYKELCSDYPIVSIEDPFDKEDWEHAKHFSNLGICQVVGDDLLMSNTKRIERAVEESACNALLLKVNQIGTVTEAIENVKLAKDAHWGVVISQRSGETEDAFIADLCVGLAVSQIKAGAPCRGERLAKYNQLLRIEEDLGDQAVYVGDDWRLS is encoded by the exons Atgcttatg TCGAATCATATGAAGAAATCGGTGCCTTCGATGATTACGAAAGTGAAAGCTCGACAAATTCTCGATAGCAGAGGTATTCCAACGGTTGAAGTTGATTTATACACCAATAAAGGCATGTTTCGTGCTTCTGCACCCAGTGGAGCTTCCTCCGGAAT GTATGAGGCTATTGAATTACGTGATGGAGATAAGGGAACGTATCTTGGAAATGGTGTGAGCAGGGCTGTTAGAAATGTCAATGAGAAAATATCTGAAGCTTTGATTGGTATGGATCCTACTCTTCAGTCTCAAATTGATCAAGCCATGATAGACTTGGACAGGACAGAGAAGAag GAAAGTCAATTAGTTTTCACAAGGCCTCTGCTCCATTTCAGTAATTTATTCCTACCTCTAAGAGAAAGTGCTTTTTGGGAATTCTTTTTTCAA AGTGAGCTTGGAGCAAATGCAATTTTAGCAGTATCCATGGCTGCTTGCAAAGCTGGTGCAGCCGAAAAGGAG GTTCCACTGTACAAACACATTGCAGTTCTTTCGGGCAATACAAATCTTAGTCTTCCTATTCCTGCTTTCACTCTTATAAGTGGTGGAAAATATGCTGCAAATTTTTTGCCTGTTAAG CAAATTATGATTCTTCCAATTGGAGCTAGACAGTTTGAGGAGGCACTGCAAATGGGCTCTGAGACTTATCATCATCTAAAG GCCGTTATTAGTAAAAAATATGGCACTGATGGATGTAGTGTTGGTGAAGATGGTGGTTTTGCTCCAAGCATCACAAG CATTCGAGAAGGTTTGGATCTTGTTAAGGAGGCAATAGGCAGAACTGGGTACAGTGAAAAGTTAAAGATAGCAATTGATGTTGATGCCACCGAGTTCTGCATAG GTACAAAGTATGATTTAGATTTCAAATCCCCCAACAAATcagatcaaaatttcaagtcagGAGAGGATATGATTAATATATACAAGGAACTTTGTTCAG ATTACCCTATTGTTTCAATTGAAGATCCATTTGACAAGGAGGATTGGGAGCACGCCAAGCATTTTTCAAATCTTGGAATATGCCAG GTTGTGGGAGATGACTTGTTGATGTCAAACactaaaagaattgaaagagcTGTGGAGGAATCTGCTTGTAATGCTCTTCTTCTCAAG GTTAATCAGATTGGGACGGTGACTGAGGCAATTGAAAACGTGAAATTGGCCAAGGATGCCCACTGGGGAGTTGTGATATCTCAAAGAAGCGGGGAAACTGAAGATGCATTCATTGCTGATTTATGTGTTGGCCTTGCTGTAAGTCAGATAAAAGCAGGTGCCCCTTGCCGAGGAGAAAGACTAGCAAAATACAACCAG TTGCTTAGAATTGAGGAAGATCTTGGAGACCAAGCAGTTTACGTGGGTGATGATTGGAGATTGTCCTAG
- the LOC113729833 gene encoding cytosolic enolase 3 isoform X4, with amino-acid sequence MLMSNHMKKSVPSMITKVKARQILDSRGIPTVEVDLYTNKGMFRASAPSGASSGMYEAIELRDGDKGTYLGNGVSRAVRNVNEKISEALIGMDPTLQSQIDQAMIDLDRTEKKSELGANAILAVSMAACKAGAAEKEVPLYKHIAVLSGNTNLSLPIPAFTLISGGKYAANFLPVKQIMILPIGARQFEEALQMGSETYHHLKAVISKKYGTDGCSVGEDGGFAPSITSIREGLDLVKEAIGRTGYSEKLKIAIDVDATEFCIGTKYDLDFKSPNKSDQNFKSGEDMINIYKELCSDYPIVSIEDPFDKEDWEHAKHFSNLGICQVVGDDLLMSNTKRIERAVEESACNALLLKVNQIGTVTEAIENVKLAKDAHWGVVISQRSGETEDAFIADLCVGLAVSQIKAGAPCRGERLAKYNQLLRIEEDLGDQAVYVGDDWRLS; translated from the exons Atgcttatg TCGAATCATATGAAGAAATCGGTGCCTTCGATGATTACGAAAGTGAAAGCTCGACAAATTCTCGATAGCAGAGGTATTCCAACGGTTGAAGTTGATTTATACACCAATAAAGGCATGTTTCGTGCTTCTGCACCCAGTGGAGCTTCCTCCGGAAT GTATGAGGCTATTGAATTACGTGATGGAGATAAGGGAACGTATCTTGGAAATGGTGTGAGCAGGGCTGTTAGAAATGTCAATGAGAAAATATCTGAAGCTTTGATTGGTATGGATCCTACTCTTCAGTCTCAAATTGATCAAGCCATGATAGACTTGGACAGGACAGAGAAGAag AGTGAGCTTGGAGCAAATGCAATTTTAGCAGTATCCATGGCTGCTTGCAAAGCTGGTGCAGCCGAAAAGGAG GTTCCACTGTACAAACACATTGCAGTTCTTTCGGGCAATACAAATCTTAGTCTTCCTATTCCTGCTTTCACTCTTATAAGTGGTGGAAAATATGCTGCAAATTTTTTGCCTGTTAAG CAAATTATGATTCTTCCAATTGGAGCTAGACAGTTTGAGGAGGCACTGCAAATGGGCTCTGAGACTTATCATCATCTAAAG GCCGTTATTAGTAAAAAATATGGCACTGATGGATGTAGTGTTGGTGAAGATGGTGGTTTTGCTCCAAGCATCACAAG CATTCGAGAAGGTTTGGATCTTGTTAAGGAGGCAATAGGCAGAACTGGGTACAGTGAAAAGTTAAAGATAGCAATTGATGTTGATGCCACCGAGTTCTGCATAG GTACAAAGTATGATTTAGATTTCAAATCCCCCAACAAATcagatcaaaatttcaagtcagGAGAGGATATGATTAATATATACAAGGAACTTTGTTCAG ATTACCCTATTGTTTCAATTGAAGATCCATTTGACAAGGAGGATTGGGAGCACGCCAAGCATTTTTCAAATCTTGGAATATGCCAG GTTGTGGGAGATGACTTGTTGATGTCAAACactaaaagaattgaaagagcTGTGGAGGAATCTGCTTGTAATGCTCTTCTTCTCAAG GTTAATCAGATTGGGACGGTGACTGAGGCAATTGAAAACGTGAAATTGGCCAAGGATGCCCACTGGGGAGTTGTGATATCTCAAAGAAGCGGGGAAACTGAAGATGCATTCATTGCTGATTTATGTGTTGGCCTTGCTGTAAGTCAGATAAAAGCAGGTGCCCCTTGCCGAGGAGAAAGACTAGCAAAATACAACCAG TTGCTTAGAATTGAGGAAGATCTTGGAGACCAAGCAGTTTACGTGGGTGATGATTGGAGATTGTCCTAG
- the LOC113729860 gene encoding proliferating cell nuclear antigen, with amino-acid sequence MFELRLVQGSLLKKVLDAIKDLVNDANFDCSSSGFSLQAMDSSHVALVALLLRSEGFEHYRCDRNFSMGMNLNNMAKMLKCAGNDDIITIKGDDGSDTVTFMFESPTQDKIADFEMKLMDIDSEHLGIPEAEYQAIVRMPSAEFARICKDLSSIGDTVVISVTKEGVKFSTRGDIGSANIVCRQNTTVDKPEEATVIEMNDPVSLTFALRYLNSFTKASPLSNTVTISLSSELPVVVEYKIAEMGYIRFYLAPKIEEDEEETKP; translated from the exons ATGTTTGAATTAAGGCTGGTTCAGGGTAGTTTGTTGAAGAAGGTTCTGGACGCCATAAAAGATTTGGTGAACGATGCGAATTTCGATTGTTCCTCGAGTGGCTTCTCCTTGCAAGCCATGGACTCCAGCCACGTCGCGCTGGTGGCTCTGCTGCTCAGATCCGAAGGCTTTGAGCACTACCGCTGTgaccgtaatttttccatgggGATGAATCTTAACAATATGGCTAAGATGCTCAAGTGCGCCGGAAACGATGACATCATCACCATTaaaggcgacgatggcagtgaTACTGTTACCTTCATGTTTGAAAGTCCCA CTCAAGATAAGATAGCTGATTTTGAAATGAAGCTTATGGACATCGACAGTGAGCACCTTGGAATTCCAGAAGCAGAGTACCAGGCTATTGTTAGGATGCCTTCGGCTGAGTTTGCTAGAATTTGTAAAGATCTCAGCAGTATTGGTGATACAG TTGTGATATCTGTGACAAAAGAAGGCGTAAAATTTTCAACAAGAGGTGATATTGGGTCTGCTAATATTGTTTGCCGGCAGAATACAACTGTTGACAAG CCAGAGGAAGCAACTGTTATAGAAATGAATGATCCAGTGTCCTTGACATTTGCCCTTAGGTATTTGAACTCTTTTACCAAGGCAAGCCCATTGTCTAACACAGTAACCATCAGTTTGTCTTCAGAGCTTCCTGTAGTTGTTGAGTACAAGATTGCAGAGATGGGTTATATAAGATTTTACCTGGCGCCTAAgattgaagaggatgaagaagaGACAAAGCCTTAG